The following nucleotide sequence is from Pseudomonadota bacterium.
TCATTGCGGGTCGTGATAAGGGCGCCCGCGGACAGGTTCTCAAAGTACTCGCCAACGACCGCGTACTGGTCGAGGGCGTCAATCGTGTCAAACGGCATCAGCGTCCGACACCGCGTGAGCAGCAAGGGGGGATCATCGAGCGTGAGGCTCCGATACACCGTTCTAACCTCATGCTTGTCGACGGCAAGACCGACAAGCCCACGCGGACGCGTGTCGGTGAGAATAACGACGGCCGCAAGGTCCGAATAGCAGTCAAGTCCGGGACGGTGCTGGACAGTTAGCGTGCGTGGTGAGCGATGGCTGAGTACGTCCCGAACCTTCAGAAGCGTTACATCGATCGTGTGGTGCCGGCCCTTGGCAAGGAGTTCGGCTTCAGCAACCTGTGGCAGGTGCCACGACTT
It contains:
- the rplX gene encoding 50S ribosomal protein L24, which produces MALRVKKGDTVQVIAGRDKGARGQVLKVLANDRVLVEGVNRVKRHQRPTPREQQGGIIEREAPIHRSNLMLVDGKTDKPTRTRVGENNDGRKVRIAVKSGTVLDS